From Homo sapiens chromosome 19 genomic scaffold, GRCh38.p14 alternate locus group ALT_REF_LOCI_1 HSCHR19LRC_COX1_CTG3_1, a single genomic window includes:
- the LENG9 gene encoding leukocyte receptor cluster member 9: MAAAREPELPQEAPATEPAPPPACRFFLEGRCRFGARCRQPHPGAPAPPGREAQPEAGAKKPPLRTAADVIQRIRWDPRLDPADFSVGYVDRFLGVREEPFSAFCWDQPLAALGPGVLAVPQHRVRFFRFRGRLVWDRASRTDLVFGSGSAAGRGPTILDAPNTEGAHGAEGAEWTLAGTGQEAQAAPKRGSTRPLCTGHQEPGVEEPGELEAAQERALGTAADLGTLAPRGRLAGVTEALKPTAATRTTLLGGKEAQALGVPGGSAETTEAEWGPAAWPEDKRARLSVAAPCQPRPTHFVALMVTEPGLQAEVTKAQEYLVHVAPHCANFLVPSQNLHLTLALLRLAGAGEEAAAIGALRRALLAPGLNAPPRLSFRKLVLLGPHVLCAPPSPTLESMAQVLSQRLEAEGLSTLQSPGQLHPHLTVAKVPHGSQVHLPKLEFTLSQEVGCQPLQTLWLCRIGRTGGPFQPLAEIPLE, translated from the coding sequence ATGGCAGCGGCCAGAGAGCCGGAGTTGCCGCAGGAAGCCCCCGCCACGGAACCCGCGCCCCCGCCGGCCTGCCGCTTCTTCCTGGAAGGCCGCTGCCGCTTCGGCGCCCGCTGCCGCCAGCCCCACCCTGGGGCGCCGGCGCCGCCTGGCCGCGAGGCGCAGCCGGAGGCCGGGGCCAAGAAGCCGCCGCTGCGCACAGCCGCGGACGTCATCCAGCGCATCCGCTGGGACCCGCGCCTCGACCCCGCCGACTTCTCGGTGGGCTACGTCGACCGCTTTCTGGGTGTGCGCGAGGAGCCCTTCAGCGCCTTTTGCTGGGACCAGCCGCTGGCGGCGCTCgggccgggcgtgctggcagTGCCCCAGCACCGCGTGCGCTTCTTCCGCTTCCGTGGCCGCCTTGTGTGGGACCGCGCCTCGCGCACCGACCTCGTCTTTGGCTCTGGCTCGGCGGCGGGACGCGGGCCCACCATCCTGGACGCACCGAACACCGAGGGCGCCCACGGGGCAGAGGGTGCCGAGTGGACACTGGCGGGGACAGGTCAGGAGGCCCAGGCTGCCCCCAAGCGAGGGAGCACAAGGCCGCTCTGCACAGGGCACCAGGAACCAGGCGTGGAGGAACCCGGAGAGCTGGAGGCGGCCCAGGAGAGGGCGCTGGGCACAGCTGCTGATTTGGGAACACTGGCCCCAAGAGGACGCCTCGCCGGAGTGACTGAGGCACTGAAGCCAACAGCAGCCACCAGGACCACATTGCTGGGGGGCAAGGAAGCACAGGCCCTGGGAGTCCCGGGGGGCTCCGCTGAGACGACAGAAGCCGAGTGGGGTCCTGCGGCCTGGCCCGAGGACAAAAGGGCCCGCCTTAGTGTTGCAGCCCCTTGCCAACCGCGCCCCACACATTTTGTGGCCCTCATGGTGACCGAGCCTGGGCTACAAGCAGAAGTGACCAAGGCCCAGGAATACCTGGTCCACGTGGCCCCACACTGCGCCAACTTCCTAGTGCCCTCTCAGAACCTACACCTGACCCTGGCCCTGCTGCGACTGGCAGGCGCTGGGGAGGAGGCCGCTGCCATTGGAGCTCTGAGACGGGCCCTCTTGGCCCCGGGGCTAAATGCACCCCCTCGGCTGAGCTTTAGAAAGCTGGTCCTCCTGGGCCCGCATGTGCTGTGTGCCCCACCCTCTCCCACACTGGAAAGCATGGCACAAGTGCTGAGCCAGAGGCTGGAAGCCGAGGGGCTGAGTACACTACAGTCTCCAGGGCAGCTGCACCCCCACCTCACCGTGGCCAAGGTGCCCCATGGTTCCCAGGTCCACctccccaagctggagttcacCCTCAGCCAGGAAGTGGGGTGCCAGCCCCTGCAGACACTCTGGCTGTGCCGTATAGGGAGGACAGGGGGGCCTTTCCAGCCCCTGGCTGAGATCCCCCTGGAGTGA
- the CDC42EP5 gene encoding cdc42 effector protein 5 — translation MPVLKQLGPAQPKKRPDRGALSISAPLGDFRHTLHVGRGGDAFGDTSFLSRHGGGPPPEPRAPPAGAPRSPPPPAVPQSAAPSPADPLLSFHLDLGPSMLDAVLGVMDAARPEAAAAKPDAEPRPGTQPPQARCRPNADLELNDVIGL, via the coding sequence ATGCCCGTGCTGAAGCAGCTGGGCCCCGCGCAGCCCAAGAAGCGGCCTGATCGCGGCGCCCTGTCCATCTCCGCGCCGCTCGGCGACTTCCGGCACACGCTGCACGTGGGGCGCGGCGGCGACGCCTTCGGGGACACCTCGTTCCTGAGCCGCCACGGCGGCGGGCCGCCCCCCGAGCCCCGGGCGCCCCCCGCGGGGGCCCCGCGCTCCCCGCCGCCGCCCGCCGTCCCGCAGTCCGCAGCGCCCTCGCCTGCCGACCCGCTGCTGTCCTTCCACCTGGATCTGGGGCCCTCCATGCTGGACGCGGTGCTGGGCGTCATGGACGCGGCGCGCCCGGAGGCGGCTGCCGCCAAGCCCGACGCGGAACCCCGCCCCGGGACGCAGCCCCCCCAGGCCCGCTGCCGCCCCAACGCGGACCTCGAGCTGAACGACGTCATCGGCCTCTAG